The following proteins come from a genomic window of Pseudomonas putida:
- the nuoN gene encoding NADH-quinone oxidoreductase subunit NuoN: MEFTTQHFIALAPMLITTITTVVVMLAIAWKRNHSQTFLLSTVGLNLALLSILPALKVAPLAVTSLITIDKFACLYMAIVLVATLACVTLAHAYLGEGSKGFPGNREELYLLLLMSALGGLVLVSANHLAGLFIGLELLSVPVYGLVAYAFFNKRSLEAGIKYMVLSAAGSAFLLFGMALLYADAGSLSFDQIGKSLAATSMPSLVAQLGLGMMLVGLAFKLSLVPFHLWTPDVYEGAPAPVAAFLATASKVAVFAVVVRLFMLSPAASSGVLSTVLAVIAVASILVGNLLALTQSNLKRLLGYSSIAHFGYLLIALIASKGLAMEAMGVYLVTYVITSLGAFGVITLMSSPYGGRDADALYEYRGLFWRRPYLTAVLTVMMLSLAGIPLTAGFIGKFYIIATGVESHLWWLVGALVVGSAIGVYYYLRVMVTLYLVEPNLRRHDAPLKWEQRTGGVMLLAIAILAFVLGVYPQPLLEMVQQAGLQLIG; this comes from the coding sequence ATGGAATTCACCACTCAACACTTCATCGCATTGGCGCCGATGCTGATCACCACCATCACCACGGTGGTGGTGATGCTGGCGATCGCCTGGAAGCGCAATCACTCGCAGACCTTCCTGTTGTCCACCGTGGGCCTGAACCTGGCCCTGTTGTCGATTCTGCCGGCGCTGAAGGTTGCGCCGCTGGCGGTCACCTCGCTAATCACCATCGACAAGTTCGCCTGCCTGTACATGGCCATCGTACTGGTGGCTACGCTGGCCTGCGTCACACTGGCTCACGCCTATCTCGGTGAAGGCTCCAAGGGTTTCCCGGGCAACCGTGAAGAACTTTACCTGCTGCTGTTGATGTCGGCTCTCGGTGGCCTGGTGCTGGTCAGCGCCAACCACTTGGCCGGCCTGTTCATCGGCCTGGAGCTACTGTCGGTACCGGTCTACGGCCTGGTGGCGTACGCCTTCTTCAACAAACGTTCGCTGGAAGCCGGCATCAAGTACATGGTGCTGTCGGCCGCAGGCTCGGCCTTCCTGCTGTTCGGCATGGCCCTGCTGTATGCCGATGCCGGCAGCCTGAGCTTCGACCAGATCGGTAAAAGCCTGGCCGCCACCAGCATGCCAAGCCTGGTGGCCCAACTGGGCCTGGGCATGATGCTGGTCGGCCTGGCCTTCAAACTGTCGCTGGTACCCTTCCACTTGTGGACCCCGGACGTGTACGAAGGCGCCCCGGCACCGGTCGCCGCGTTTTTGGCCACCGCGAGCAAGGTCGCAGTGTTCGCCGTGGTCGTACGCCTGTTCATGCTCTCCCCTGCTGCCAGCAGCGGCGTGCTGAGTACTGTTCTGGCGGTGATAGCGGTCGCATCGATCCTAGTGGGTAACCTGCTGGCGCTGACCCAGAGCAACCTCAAGCGTCTGCTCGGTTACTCGTCCATCGCCCACTTCGGTTACCTGCTAATCGCCCTGATCGCCAGCAAGGGCCTGGCCATGGAAGCGATGGGCGTGTACCTGGTCACCTACGTGATCACCAGCCTGGGTGCGTTCGGTGTCATCACCCTGATGTCCTCGCCTTACGGCGGCCGTGATGCCGATGCGCTGTACGAATACCGCGGCCTGTTCTGGCGCCGCCCATACCTGACTGCAGTACTGACCGTGATGATGCTGTCGCTGGCCGGTATCCCGCTGACCGCTGGCTTCATCGGCAAGTTCTACATCATCGCCACTGGCGTCGAGTCGCACCTGTGGTGGCTGGTCGGTGCCCTGGTGGTCGGTAGCGCCATCGGCGTTTACTACTACCTGCGCGTGATGGTCACCCTGTACCTGGTCGAGCCGAACCTGCGCCGCCACGATGCGCCGCTGAAGTGGGAACAGCGTACTGGCGGCGTGATGCTGCTGGCGATCGCCATTCTCGCTTTCGTACTGGGTGTATACCCGCAGCCATTGCTGGAAATGGTCCAGCAGGCTGGCCTGCAACTGATCGGCTGA